Within the Oncorhynchus kisutch isolate 150728-3 linkage group LG13, Okis_V2, whole genome shotgun sequence genome, the region taccggagcgccaagtataGGACCAAAAGgtttctcaacagcttttacttccaagccataagattcctgaacaggtaatcaaatggctaccccggAATATATGCATTGTTCCacctccccccaacccctcttttatgctgctgctactctctgtttatcaataatgcatagtcactttaactatacattcatgtacatactacctcaattagcccgactaaccggtgcctgtatatagcctctctactgttatttgtTACTCTTTTTGCTGTTGTTtaaacagtggggcaaaaaagtatttagtcagccaccaattgtgcaagttctcccacttaaaaagatgagagaggcctgtaattttcatcataggtacacttcaactgtgacagacaaaatgaaaaaagaaaatccagaaatcacattgtaggattttttatgaattcatttgcaaattatggtggaaaataagtatttggtcaataacaaaagtttctcaatactttgttgtataccctttgttggcaatgacagaggtcaaacattttctgtaagtcttcacaaggttttcacacactgttgctggtattttggcccattcccccatgcagatctcctctagagcagtgatgttttggggctgttgctgggcaacacggactttcaactccctccaaagattttctatggggttgagatctggagactggctaggccactccaggaccttgaaatgcttcttacgaagccactccttcgttacccgggcggtgtgtttgggatcattgtcatgctgaaagacccagccacgtttcatcttcaatgcccttgctgatggaaggaggttttcactcaaaatctcacgatacatggccccattcattctttcctttacacggatcagtcgtcctggtccctttgcagaaaaacagccccaaagcatgatgtttctacccccatgcttcacagtaggtatggtgttctttggatgcaattcagcattctttgtcctccaaacacaacgagttgagtttttaccaaaaagttatattctggtttcatctgaccatatgacatcctcccaatcttcttctggatcatccaaatgctctctagcaaacttcagacgggcctggacatgtactggcttaagcagggggacacgtctggtgCAGTGGTAATTAAGGTGCAGTGGTAATTAAGGTGCGGTAGTAATTAAGGTGCAGTGGTAATTAAGGTGCAGTGGTAATGCAGTATTTGTTGATGTGATGTCACAGGGCTTCTAGCCGCTGTCTCTATAGATCTATAGTATGGATGTAGTGGTAATTAGGATTTGAGTCCCTTtgagtgtgttactgatggtaggctttgttaatttggtcccagctctctgcaggtcattcactaggtccccccgtgtggttctgggatttttttctcaccgttcttgtgatcattttgaccccatggagccccagatcgagggagattatcagtggtcttgtatgtcttccatttcctaataattgctcccacagttgatttcttcaaaccaagctgcttacctattgcagattcagtcttcccagcctggtgcaggtctacaattttgtttctggtgtcctttgacagctctttggtcttggccatagtggagtttggagtgtgactatttgaggttgtggacaggtgtcttttatactgataacaagttcaaacaggtgccattaatacagtaacgagtggaggacagaggagcctcttaaagaagaagttacaggtctgtgagagccagaaatcttgcttgtttgtaggtgaccaaatacttattttccaccataatttgcaaataaattcataaataatcctacaatgtgattttccggaattttttctctcattttgtctgtcatagttgaagtgtacctatgatgaaaattacaggcctctctcttctttaagtgggagaacttgcacaattggtggctgactaaatacttttttgccccactgtatttctttacttatctattgtttacctaaaTATCGCACAgttggtaagtaagcatttcactgtaagctgttgtattcggcgcacgtgacaaataaactttgatttagtAGTAGTACTTATTGATGTGACTTCGTAGGTCTTCCAGTTGgaggtctcaacttactgttgagagttacaatagtagaatacacaagttgCAATTTTGACAtttgttgtgcatcagcagtttctcttgttatgtcagtcactgacagtcactcccTGACAGTCACTcccccatgtcagctaacattttctAGATTGTTAGTCTTATCTAAACTAGCAGTAATCATCGAATTAAATCACTCACTCAGATAGCAtattaaaaacagaaaacatggcaaaatgtgtaggatTGCAGGAAATGTACTCTAAAAAGTAAATGTATTGTCTCCTAGCTTAAGGCCCCTAAAAGGGTCGGCTCTGACTGCATGAGTGGGTATGGATGTGGTGCGCAGATCCGCGATGTTCATACTTTTGTGgcccccccatccccatccctgATCTATAGTACGTGTGTATTAGTAGTAATGCAGTATTTGTTGATGTGATGTCACAGGGCTTCTAGCTGCTGTCTCTATAGATCTATAGTATGGATGTAGTGGTAATTAAGGTGCAGTAGTAATTAAGATGTAGTGGTAATTAAGGTGCAGAGGTAATGCAGTATTTGTTGATGTGATGTCACAGGGCTTCTAGCCACTGTCTCTATAGATCTATAGTATGGATGTAGTGGTAATTAAGGTGCAGTGGTAATTGAGATGTAGTGGTAATTAAGGTGCAGTAGTAATTAAGGTGCAGTAGTAATTAAGGTGCAGTAGTAATTAAGGTGCAGTAGTAATTAAGATGTAGTGGTAATTAAGGTGCAGTGGTAATGCAGTATTTGTTGATGTGATGTCACAGGGCTTCTAGCCACTGTCTCTATAGATCTATAGTATGGATGTAGTGGTAATTAAGGTGCAGTGGTAATTAAGGTGCAGTGGTAATTAAGGTGCAGTAGTAATTAAGATGTAGTGGTAATTAAGGTGCAGTGGTAATGCAGTATTTGTTGATGTGATGTCACAGGGCTTCTAGCTGCTGTCTCTATAGATCTATAGTATGGATGTAGTGGTAATTAAGGTGCAGTGGTAATTAAGGTGCAGTAGTAATTAAGATGTAGTGGTAATTAAGGTGCAGTGGTAATGCAGTATTTGTTGATGTGATGTCACAGGGCTTCTAGCTGCTGTCTCTATAGATCTATAGTATGGATGTAGTGGTAATTAAGGTGCAGTGGTAATGCAGTACTTGTTGATGTGATGTCGCAGGGCTTCTAGCTGCTGTCTCTCGGGGGCAGTGATCATCTCCTCCACCTCTGTCAGCTGTTCAGGCTCCGCGCCACTGGCCTGCAGCGATGCCAGGATCGCCTCGATTCGCTGGGACTTCTCCAGCAGACGCCTGTCAATCAAACACAGGAAGTCGTGTACATGTACCAAAATTGCTGAGGATTATATACACAAAAAGTCAGACttgtttccattgtggtcctctatTGTCCTCTAAAAGTCAATATGCAGACCTAAAGAGACCTTAGCAGGAGACTTAGAGAATAAAACcaaatctatccatccatccatccacgcAGGAATCAATCAATAAACTCACTTGTTCTCCTTGGTCTCGAAGAGGCGCCTCTCAATCAGATTAGCCACTGTCTGCAAGTAGTGATGGGGGAAAAATGgatacagttacatatcacaATATTGTTCTCCATCTTCTAAGCCAACAGATTTTctgcacttttatttccatgactgatcaaaacaaaCGTTCTCATGCgctctcgtctctctgcagcagacatatagcgagcaatatgtttggaacatcaaatcgcaatatcGCATTGCATATAGAAATGtgagaattgcaatacatattgTATCAGCATCATGAGGTCCTcagcaattcccagccctatctGCAAGTCAGACGTACACCATTAATTGTCAAGTCAGCGATGCACGAAGTAATGATGTCACAGAGGGCttgtacagaaacgcagcctgaaaccccaaacagcaagcaatgcagatgtagaagcaataTCAGGCGGGCTTCCGCAACAATGGAGTGTGAATTGCGACACTAAATGTCTCTGCTGTTGTGGTCCTGAAGCTCAAGTTGCAGCACCGTAAAGTACACATGCAGACATATACACTCACCGGCCAggttattaggtacaccaccacaTTCACCAAAATATAGCGCTCCTACAGACTGAGTCACGTgaccgtggcttgctatataaagcaggcagacaggcattgaggAATTCAGTTACtactgtttgattgaatgttagaatgggcaaagCCAGTGACCTAAGCGATTTTGAGAGTGATATGATCGGTGTCAGGCATGCCAGATCTCAGAAACGGCCGCTGgcctgggcttttcacacacagCAGTGTCTACGGTTTCCCAGGAATGGACAAACAAAAagcatccagtcagcggcagtcctgtgggcgaaaacagcttgttgatgagaggaggaaggagattaGCAAGAATCATGCAAACTAACAgacgggccacaaacaggcaaataacgacACAGTACAACaatggtgtgcagaacggcatctcggaatgcacatctcgtcggtccttgtcacagatgggctattgcagcagacgaccacacagggttccactcctatcagcccaaaacaagaagaagtggctccagtAGGCTCAAGATCACCAACAGTGAACAATTGATGAGTGGAAAAACCTTcaacgaatcccggttcctgttgcgtcatgctgatggaagagtcaggatttggcgtaagcagcatgtgTCCGTGGACCCATCcggcctggtgtcaacggtacaggctggtggtggtggtgtaccaCTATCCAATCTGCAGCAACCGTGTGTTGCCAACGCATCAGCATGGACTAACATCCCAGTGGAACCTTTCCGACTTTTAGAGTCCATGCcgtgaagaattcaggctgttctggaggcaaagggggggtCCGACCTGGTACTAGATAAATGTACCTAATGAACTGAAAGTAGATTTGACTCGTTCTCcttctgtatttcctctgtatttagacagtttaaaatgtagatgtaaaGGTACAGTTGTAGAAGAGAGAACAGCAGAAAGAGGCTGGGGAtttaatgtgtcaatgtggacaaTATGTGTTCAGTAAACTGCAGCACTACCGCTGCGCCGCAGGTTTGCAAATATTTTGTCCCGAGTGCAACATCTTGCATCACGCTCATCTGTAATATCAGCGTTTCATCCTGCTGCTCATAGTATAGCTTAGTTTGAATGTGTACCTTGTAGCAGTGTTGTAGCAGTAGGCGGGCAGTAGGCAGCTGGTTGACAGTGTACAGGTAGAAGGTACGTGAAGGGGCGTGGTCAGGAGTCTTAGGGATTTCCTAGGGTGGAAAAATACAGGTGAGCATGATAATGTACAgtttgtaaagtgtgtgtgtgtatttgtgtgttaccTGTAGCTGTACCAGGTTCTCTGACAGCAGTGTGTACAGCATGTCTTTGGCCTCCTTGGCAGGGATCATAGCAAAGTCCTCCACCTGCTTCTGCTCCAGGTGACGTTTCCTTAGCAACAGACGGAAGATCCTAGCCGACCGTGAGCCAAACCTGACAATGGGAAAGGTTGAATGAGTGACACCCTACAAGTTATGTAGCCACCGTGGGCAGAGACATAAACACAGTAAATGGACACAGACCAACtctgacaaacacagacacaccgaCCTCTCCTGTACCACAGACTCCAGTGTGGCTCTCGCCAGGTTGGCCAGGGCTCTTTGGAGATCTGAGTGGTCAGTCAAGAAATGACCACTTACAACTGTATCATGAAATACTGGAAATGACCTATTATACaatagtgtgtggtgtgtggatgAGAAACTCAAACAGGTTTCATCAGGGTTGAAAAAGGATACTGACCACGTACATTCCTCCTCCACTGTCACCTGATTTCCCCACAAACTCCAtctgaggaagagggagggagaaacatcAGTTTACCAGCCCCCTAGGcactgatccaaggtcagttctGCAATTGATCTCCCAATGGTTAAGGTTGGGATATGGGGAGGGGAATCTGCTCCTACCGGGTCATCCACCAGAAGGGAGAGGTACTGGTCCAGTATTGGTCTGCTGATGCTGTAGTTGGGCGGGAGGGAGCGGAAGATCTCATTGGCTGAGAGGGGCTGAGTGTAGGCGGCGGTCTGTGTGGTGGTAACCTCACTCATCCTCAACATAGTCCTCACTATCTCACTACtggtctgtggggggggggggagagagcggtctttttcactcaggccccccttccagcattggggaacatcccgtATGAcacatctatttctatgggcacaagcactgttcatgatacAAACTGTTCACAgccctcttgttggtggagaaaACATCTGGTAGGTTTAAAgctttcctgcaattctacactttGTCTTGAAGTGCAGAGAAAATgttgccattttttttttttttaactaggccaCGCCCTCCCTGCTAACCCCTCAGTTTGGGAATCACTGACTTAGACCACCCCCATTAAATCTCTCCTGGTCTACAAGCATACGGAGGTGGTCTGTAAGGGTCTGTGACACTGACCTGGTCCAGTTTGCTGGCCACAGCACTAATGATGGCCTGGTCTCTGAAGTGCTGATGGAACCTCTCAAAGTTCACCAGCCAGTAGATCCCCTCATCACCACATGactggaaagagaggggagggaggagatagaAAGAGGCACAAGTCATTCAAAGCGGTTCCATTCCTTATTGAGAGGAGTAAAAGAAAAACGGAACAAGGT harbors:
- the polr3c gene encoding DNA-directed RNA polymerase III subunit RPC3 isoform X1; its protein translation is MTAQEVRLCGLLLQEHFGEVVERIGTHLLRGGAQNLRTIANETNTPLDLVKKSLCVLVQHGACDFGSGRRGPGSPVEYRASCERVLRVLRYPRYIYTAKTLYGDTGELIVEEVLQRGHMTMSNTVKTVADRLTHNMEEGRSMEYSEVVSAFSKLVETHFLQRCPPVAEMGTAATSTTPATPSTPAAPASTAPPTAESNPDCYKLPHVTLIGRGKRRRSSDDSEEQRGGKKAKMDSESCGDEGIYWLVNFERFHQHFRDQAIISAVASKLDQTSSEIVRTMLRMSEVTTTQTAAYTQPLSANEIFRSLPPNYSISRPILDQYLSLLVDDPMEFVGKSGDSGGGMYVVNLQRALANLARATLESVVQERFGSRSARIFRLLLRKRHLEQKQVEDFAMIPAKEAKDMLYTLLSENLVQLQEIPKTPDHAPSRTFYLYTVNQLPTARLLLQHCYKTVANLIERRLFETKENKRLLEKSQRIEAILASLQASGAEPEQLTEVEEMITAPERQQLEALRHHINKLDSTENQVDETVFLLESYIFSTKTK
- the polr3c gene encoding DNA-directed RNA polymerase III subunit RPC3 isoform X2, which codes for MTAQEVRLCGLLLQEHFGEVVERIGTHLLRGGAQNLRTIANETNTPLDLHGACDFGSGRRGPGSPVEYRASCERVLRVLRYPRYIYTAKTLYGDTGELIVEEVLQRGHMTMSNTVKTVADRLTHNMEEGRSMEYSEVVSAFSKLVETHFLQRCPPVAEMGTAATSTTPATPSTPAAPASTAPPTAESNPDCYKLPHVTLIGRGKRRRSSDDSEEQRGGKKAKMDSESCGDEGIYWLVNFERFHQHFRDQAIISAVASKLDQTSSEIVRTMLRMSEVTTTQTAAYTQPLSANEIFRSLPPNYSISRPILDQYLSLLVDDPMEFVGKSGDSGGGMYVVNLQRALANLARATLESVVQERFGSRSARIFRLLLRKRHLEQKQVEDFAMIPAKEAKDMLYTLLSENLVQLQEIPKTPDHAPSRTFYLYTVNQLPTARLLLQHCYKTVANLIERRLFETKENKRLLEKSQRIEAILASLQASGAEPEQLTEVEEMITAPERQQLEALRHHINKLDSTENQVDETVFLLESYIFSTKTK